From Daucus carota subsp. sativus chromosome 6, DH1 v3.0, whole genome shotgun sequence, the proteins below share one genomic window:
- the LOC108228065 gene encoding 18S rRNA (guanine-N(7))-methyltransferase RID2, protein MSRPELQAPPEIFYDDTEARKYTSSSRIMEIQAQLSERAIELLALPDDDVPRLLLDIGCGSGLSGETLSEYGHQWIGLDISESMLNIAREREVEGDLILGDMGQGLGLRPGVIDGAISISAVQWLCNADKSSHEPRLRLKAFFGCLYRCLARGARAVLQVYPENIAQRELILSFAMRAGFAGGVVVDYPHSSKSRKEYLVLTCGPPSLSSATPKAKGEDGESCSEDDSSADEENPTVCISDRHRPRKKQKVNKKGKGRNWVLKKKEQMRKKGNVVPPDTKYTARKRKARF, encoded by the exons ATGTCGAGGCCAGAACTTCAAGCACCACCAGAGATATTCTATGATGATACTGAAGCTCGCAAATACACATCCTCCTCTCGTATTATGGAGATTCAG GCCCAACTTTCAGAGAGGGCAATTGAACTTCTTGCACTGCCTGATGATGATGTTCCGAGATTACTCCTTGATATTG GCTGTGGATCAGGGCTTAGCGGGGAAACATTGTCAGAGTACGGACACCAGTGGATCGGGTTAGATATATCAGAATCGATGCTTA ATATAGCGAGGGAGCGTGAAGTCGAGGGGGATCTTATATTAGGTGACATGGGTCAG GGTTTAGGACTTCGACCTGGAGTTATTGATGGTGCCATCAGCATATCGGCTGTTCAG TGGCTTTGCAATGCGGACAAATCCTCTCATGAACCCCGATTAAGACTAAA GGCTTTCTTTGGGTGTTTATATCGATGTTTAGCTAGGGGAGCAAGGGCTGTACTGCAAGTATATCCTGAGAATATTGCTCAGCGTGAATTGATACTTAGTTTTGCTATGCGGGCTGGGTTTGCTGGTGGCGTGGTTGTCGACTACCCTCACAG TTCAAAGAGCAGAAAGGAATACCTTGTGCTCACTTGTGGCCCCCCCTCTCTCAGTAGTGCTACACCAAAAGCAAAAGGTGAAGACGGAGAGAGCTGTTCTGAAGATGACAGCAGTGCAGATGAAGAAAATCCAACT GTTTGCATTTCCGACAGGCATAGACCAAGGAAGAAGCAAAAGGTCAACAAGAAGGGAAAAGGAAGAAATTGGGTGCTAAAGAAAAAGGAGCAGATGAGGAAAAAAGGAAATGTAGTACCTCCTGATACAAAGTACACTGCACGGAAAAGGAAAGCTCGTTTTTGA